From the genome of Malus domestica chromosome 04, GDT2T_hap1, one region includes:
- the LOC103433716 gene encoding uncharacterized protein encodes MEPGSAAAGKPGLLKNVFIRCFLFGVLIVLCRFAYVVTVTGESCELGNFCFFSLPENLNFVIANTGSAAIAAKNDAVPSRSARSLKPDLYTSKDWIQAVHFFSAVFQDLMSQGFLSRKAKSLCVETPSGHDVYALRESGVKDAVGVFKKALRPLVIPGEAHRLPFADNSFDFVFSGGGRLDKSPKPADFAAEIVRTLKPEGFAVVHVGARDTYSFHSFIELFNCSKLVTSRDIDGFNSSMPKVREMVLRKECGSGGEIEGLGHRVENPGGSVGAKCSVPEHKMELVRKAEPLIEIEPLKPWITLKKNIQNVKYLPTMADISFKRRYAYVDVGARSYGSSIGSWFKKQYPKQNKTFEVFAIEADKTFHDQYKLKKGVTLLPYAAWVRNETLSFEINGDPGEKVKEKGRGMGRIQPAKAANGGFNREVDQIQGFDFANWLKKTFSEKDFVVMKMDVEGTEFDLIPRLFETGAICLIDEIFLECHYNRWQRCCPGERSSKYEKSYGQCLDLFASLRQSGVLVHQWW; translated from the coding sequence ATGGAACCCGGCTCCGCCGCCGCAGGCAAGCCCGGCCTCCTTAAGAACGTTTTTATACGGTGTTTTTTGTTCGGCGTTTTGATTGTTCTCTGCCGCTTCGCCTACGTCGTCACCGTCACCGGCGAGTCGTGTGAGCTCGGCAACTTCTGCTTCTTCTCTCTCCCGGAAAATCTTAACTTCGTTATAGCGAATACCGGCAGTGCGGCCATCGCCGCCAAAAACGACGCCGTGCCATCGAGGTCGGCGAGGTCCTTGAAGCCCGATCTCTACACCAGCAAGGACTGGATCCAGGCCGTCCATTTCTTCTCCGCCGTTTTCCAGGATCTCATGTCCCAGGGCTTCCTCTCCCGGAAAGCCAAGTCGCTCTGCGTCGAGACCCCCTCCGGGCACGACGTCTACGCCCTGAGAGAGTCCGGCGTCAAGGACGCGGTCGGTGTTTTTAAGAAAGCGTTGCGTCCCTTGGTAATTCCGGGCGAAGCGCACCGTTTACCGTTTGCTGACAACAGCTTTGACTTTGTTTTCTCTGGCGGCGGACGTCTCGACAAGTCGCCAAAGCCGGCGGATTTCGCCGCCGAAATCGTGCGGACGCTGAAGCCCGAAGGGTTTGCGGTGGTCCACGTGGGCGCGAGAGACACTTACAGCTTCCATTCGTTTATTGAATTGTTCAATTGCAGCAAGCTCGTGACTTCGCGCGACATCGACGGCTTCAATTCGTCGATGCCAAAGGTTCGCGAGATGGTTTTGAGGAAGGAGTGCGGCAGCGGCGGCGAGATTGAGGGTTTAGGCCACAGAGTCGAGAACCCTGGTGGCAGTGTTGGTGCTAAGTGCTCGGTTCCTGAGCATAAGATGGAGCTGGTGAGAAAGGCGGAGCCTTTGATTGAAATAGAGCCGTTGAAGCCGTGGATTACTCTGAAGAAGAATATACAGAACGTTAAGTACCTGCCAACAATGGCAGATATAAGCTTCAAGAGGCGATATGCTTACGTGGATGTCGGAGCTCGGAGCTATGGCTCCAGCATTGGCAGCTGGTTCAAGAAGCAGTACCCGAAACAGAACAAGACTTTCGAAGTTTTCGCCATTGAAGCCGATAAGACTTTCCATGATCAGTACAAGTTGAAGAAGGGGGTCACATTGCTACCTTATGCAGCTTGGGTGAGGAATGAAACGTTGTCTTTCGAGATCAATGGTGACCCGGGTGAGAAGGTGAAGGAGAAAGGCAGAGGAATGGGGAGGATTCAGCCGGCAAAGGCGGCCAATGGCGGATTTAACAGAGAGGTGGATCAGATTCAGGGGTTTGATTTTGCGAATTGGTTGAAGAAGACCTTTTCGGAGAAGGATTTCGTGGTGATGAAGATGGATGTTGAAGGGACGGAATTCGATTTGATTCCGAGGCTGTTTGAGACCGGGGCAATCTGTTTGATCGACGAGATATTTCTCGAGTGCCATTACAACCGGTGGCAGAGGTGTTGCCCCGGGGAGCGGAGTTCGAAGTATGAGAAGAGTTATGGCCAGTGCTTGGACCTGTTTGCTTCACTGAGACAAAGTGGTGTTCTTGTTCATCAATGGTGGTAA